The genomic interval GTCCTCCACGAGGCAGCCGCGGGAGAGGTCGTTCACCGGCTTTGCGAGGCCCTGGAGCATCGGCCCGATGCTGACGACGTTCGCCGAGCGCTGGACCGCCTTGTAGGTGACGTTTCCGGTGTTCAGGTCGGGGAAGATGAGAACGGTCGCCTTCCCCGCGACGTCCGACTTCGGCGCCTTCAGGCGCGCGACGTCGGGCATCACCGCGGCGTCGTACTGGAGCGGGCCGTCGAGGGCGAGGTCGGGGCGCAGCTGCCGCGCGATCCGCGTCGCTTCCTTGACCTTCTCGACGTCCTCGCCGGTGCCGCTCGCCCCGGTCGAGTACGACAGCATCGCGACGCGCGCCGGGACGCCGAAGGCGATGGCCGAGTCGGCGCTCTGGATCGCGATGTCGGCGAGCTCGGACGCCGTCGGGTTCGGGTTCACGGCGCAGTCCCCGAAGACGAGGACCTGGTCGGGGAGGCACATGAAGAAGATGCTCGACACGAGGCTGCAGCCCGGGACCGTCTTGATGATCTGGAGCGCCGGCCGGATCGTGTGGGCGGTCGTGTGGATCGCGCCGGACACGAGGCCGTCGGCCTCGTTCAGCGCCATCATCATCGTCCCGACCATGATCGGGTCCTGCAGCTCGACCTCGGCGCGGTCGGGGGTCATCCCCTTGGCCTTGCGCCGCTCCACGAGCGCATCGACGTACCGCGGGGCCACCTCGACGGGGTTCACGATCTCGACGGAAGAAGGAAGCGTGATTCCCTGGCGGCCCGCCACGTCGCGGATCTCGTCGGGGTTGCCGAGGAGGACGCACTTCGCGATGCCCTTGGCGGCGACGATCGCCGCGGCCGCCACCGTGCGCGGTTCGGACCCCTCGGGGAGGACGATCCGCTTCACGTCCTCCCGGGCCGTCTCGATGAGGCGGTGGCGGAAGGCGGGCGGCGAAAGACGCGGCACGCGCGCCGGTTTGGCGAAGGCCCGGGCCCAGACGAGGTCGACGTGGTCGGCGACGTAGCTCATCGTCTTCTCGACGCGCTCGGCGTCGTCGACCGGGATCGTCGGGTTCATGGAGGCGACGTGCGTGGCGGCGCGGTAGCTCGAGGCCTGCACCTGCAGGAGCGGGAGGCCGGCGTCGAAGACCTTCCGGCAGAGGTCGAGGACGCGCCGGTCCGGGGCGAGGCCGCCGGTCAGGACGACGCCCGCGAGCGGAGTGCCGCTCTGGACCGTCATCGCGGCGGCGAGGAGGATGTCGCTCCGGTCGCCCGGGGTAATGATGAGAGTTCCCGGCCTCATCGCCTTCAGGGCGTTCGGGACGGTCATCGCACAGACCGCGACGTCCTTCACGCGGCGGGTCCGGGCCTCGCCCGGGAAGAGGACCTGGGCGTGGAGCGCGTCGCCGATGTCCTTCACCCGCGGCGCCATCAGCTCCGAGTTGCACGGGACGATCGCGATCGGGCGCAGCCCCTCGGCCTCGAGCGCCGCGCGGTGCTCCTTCAGGCACGCCTCCGAGAGCCCGGGAACGGCGCACCCCGCGCAGCCGGCGGAGCCCGGTCCGAACGAGTCGGTGTCGACCTCGCCAGGCTCCCCCCTTCGTTCGCAGATCCGGTTCAGGATGCAGCCGACGGTCCGTCCCTCGGAGAGGGCGCCGAAGCCGCGTGCCGCGATGGCGACCGTCTCGGCCAGCTCGACCGCCGTCTGGTCGGAGGGCGCGGCGACGAGGACGAGCTCTGCGTCGAGCGCCTTCAGCATGAGGGCGTTGACGCGCGTGGAGTGG from Holophagales bacterium carries:
- the pta gene encoding phosphate acetyltransferase; this encodes MRTTVLVAPAGRGVGITTACLGIVRALDREGIRVAFAKPVANREPDHTIPLLSLGAHFAIPPAVPRGEAEGLLAAGDDQTLMERVVAIADQAGEDVDVLIVQGMHPEMGMVHSTRVNALMLKALDAELVLVAAPSDQTAVELAETVAIAARGFGALSEGRTVGCILNRICERRGEPGEVDTDSFGPGSAGCAGCAVPGLSEACLKEHRAALEAEGLRPIAIVPCNSELMAPRVKDIGDALHAQVLFPGEARTRRVKDVAVCAMTVPNALKAMRPGTLIITPGDRSDILLAAAMTVQSGTPLAGVVLTGGLAPDRRVLDLCRKVFDAGLPLLQVQASSYRAATHVASMNPTIPVDDAERVEKTMSYVADHVDLVWARAFAKPARVPRLSPPAFRHRLIETAREDVKRIVLPEGSEPRTVAAAAIVAAKGIAKCVLLGNPDEIRDVAGRQGITLPSSVEIVNPVEVAPRYVDALVERRKAKGMTPDRAEVELQDPIMVGTMMMALNEADGLVSGAIHTTAHTIRPALQIIKTVPGCSLVSSIFFMCLPDQVLVFGDCAVNPNPTASELADIAIQSADSAIAFGVPARVAMLSYSTGASGTGEDVEKVKEATRIARQLRPDLALDGPLQYDAAVMPDVARLKAPKSDVAGKATVLIFPDLNTGNVTYKAVQRSANVVSIGPMLQGLAKPVNDLSRGCLVEDIVFTINLTAIQAQQTARAKAGTV